The proteins below come from a single Drosophila kikkawai strain 14028-0561.14 chromosome 3R, DkikHiC1v2, whole genome shotgun sequence genomic window:
- the LOC108085745 gene encoding alpha-N-acetylgalactosaminidase-like isoform X1, with product MQIFIATCINNFTILLMMSARNISLQMALLLVAISFYCVADGLENGLARTPPMGWMPFERFRCMTDCARFPRDCISETLIKRTAELLISGGYAAVGYQYVIIDDCWMEASRDETTHELLPSLERFPTGMSSLGDYIHSLGLKFGLYHDIGEKTCMFRGPGAARHFDLDAQTFANWGVDYVKMDGCYASDADLDRGYPAFGRALNRTGRPIVYSCSWPFYKSQPDYSIISQHCNLWRFAEDVKDSLTSVTNIMTRFSSIQNLLTAHSGPGRWNDPDMLVLGNFRLSYDASRLQMAIWAVLAAPLIMTNDLETVRPEVKELLQNRDIVAIDQDPLGLSGKKILQWRNIQVWARPVRPVNDYGESSFAVAFVNLGGFGVCPLCPQTFHVLLSRLGLQSSMGYWVVDLFNKNHSLGFFKPKDKFITRVNPEGVTFYKFTVGHSY from the exons ATGCAAATTTTCATAGCCACctgtataaataattttacgaTTCTGCTTATGATGTCGGCCAGAAACATTTCGTTGCAAATGGCTCTTTTGCTGGTAGCGATCAGTTTTTATTGCGTAGCAGATGGACTCGAGAACGGACTGGCACGAACCCCGCCGATGGGCTGGATGCCGTTTGAGAGGTTTCGCTGCATGACGGACTGCGCTCGTTTTCCGAGGGACTGCATCAG CGAGACGCTCATCAAACGTACAGCGGAGCTGCTGATATCCGGGGGGTACGCCGCTGTGGGATATCAGTATGTAATAATCGACGACTGTTGGATGGAAGCCTCTCGCGACGAGACTACGCACGAGCTTTTGCCGAGTTTGGAGCGATTCCCCACCGGTATGAGTTCTCTCGGTGATTAT ATTCATAGCCTAGGGCTGAAATTTGGACTTTACCACGATATAGGTGAGAAGACCTGCATGTTCCGGGGACCTGGAGCTGCTCGACATTTTGACCTAGATGCCCAGACATTCGCCAACTGGGGCGTCGATTACGTAAAGATGGATGGTTGTTATGCAAGCGATGCGGACCTCGACAGAGGCTATCCCGCATTTGGCAGGGCACTGAACAGGACGGGTCGTCCCATTGTGTACTCCTGCAGTTGGCCATTTTATAAGTCACAG CCAGACTACTCAATAATTTCGCAACATTGTAATCTTTGGCGGTTCGCAGAAGACGTAAAGGACTCGCTGACATCGGTGACTAATATAATGACGCGATTCTCTAGCATTCAGAATCTTTTGACCGCGCATTCTGGCCCTGGTCGCTGGAATGATCCTGACATG CTTGTTCTGGGAAACTTTCGGTTGAGTTATGATGCCAGCCGCCTGCAAATGGCTATTTGGGCTGTGCTTGCGGCTCCTTTGATTATGACCAACGACTTGGAAACCGTACGACCAGAAGTAAAGGAGCTGCTACAGAACCGCGATATAGTAGCGATTGATCAGGACCCGCTGGGTTTGTCTGGAAAAAAGATTCTGCAATGGCGAAATATACAG GTTTGGGCCCGCCCCGTAAGACCGGTTAACGACTATGGCGAGAGCTCGTTTGCAGTAGCATTCGTCAACCTGGGGGGCTTTGGTGTCTGCCCTTTGTGTCCGCAAACATTCCATGTGTTGTTGTCTCGCCTTGGTCTACAAAGTAGCATGGGATATTGGGTGGTG GACTTATTCAATAAAAACCATAGCTTAGGTTTCTTTAAACCAAAAGATAAGTTTATCACGCGAGTTAACCCGGAAGGAGTGACGTTCTACAAGTTTACAGTAGGACATTCCTACTGA
- the LOC108085745 gene encoding alpha-N-acetylgalactosaminidase-like isoform X3: MQIFIATCINNFTILLMMSARNISLQMALLLVAISFYCVADGLENGLARTPPMGWMPFERFRCMTDCARFPRDCISETLIKRTAELLISGGYAAVGYQYVIIDDCWMEASRDETTHELLPSLERFPTGMSSLGDYIHSLGLKFGLYHDIGEKTCMFRGPGAARHFDLDAQTFANWGVDYVKMDGCYASDADLDRGYPAFGRALNRTGRPIVYSCSWPFYKSQTTQ; this comes from the exons ATGCAAATTTTCATAGCCACctgtataaataattttacgaTTCTGCTTATGATGTCGGCCAGAAACATTTCGTTGCAAATGGCTCTTTTGCTGGTAGCGATCAGTTTTTATTGCGTAGCAGATGGACTCGAGAACGGACTGGCACGAACCCCGCCGATGGGCTGGATGCCGTTTGAGAGGTTTCGCTGCATGACGGACTGCGCTCGTTTTCCGAGGGACTGCATCAG CGAGACGCTCATCAAACGTACAGCGGAGCTGCTGATATCCGGGGGGTACGCCGCTGTGGGATATCAGTATGTAATAATCGACGACTGTTGGATGGAAGCCTCTCGCGACGAGACTACGCACGAGCTTTTGCCGAGTTTGGAGCGATTCCCCACCGGTATGAGTTCTCTCGGTGATTAT ATTCATAGCCTAGGGCTGAAATTTGGACTTTACCACGATATAGGTGAGAAGACCTGCATGTTCCGGGGACCTGGAGCTGCTCGACATTTTGACCTAGATGCCCAGACATTCGCCAACTGGGGCGTCGATTACGTAAAGATGGATGGTTGTTATGCAAGCGATGCGGACCTCGACAGAGGCTATCCCGCATTTGGCAGGGCACTGAACAGGACGGGTCGTCCCATTGTGTACTCCTGCAGTTGGCCATTTTATAAGTCACAG ACTACTCAATAA